The DNA window AACCATCCACATGAGTCCAGAAAGATTTAGAATTTGTCTGAACAAATTCCTCTAATCCAAGTAAATAGTTATTGTAACTCCTTCTTGTCAAAACACGACATTGATCCCTCAAATTGCAAAAAACTTCATAGAGCTGAATACTACCAATTGCCTTATAATTTCTATGAGCAGTTTCCTTGGCTACAGTCAATCTTCTTAATTCAATGGAACCACTTAGGGAAACTAGAGACATGAACCCTTCTCATGAGTGTGAACCTCTCGATGGTAAAGCTCATATACCTACAGAAATTACTGAAATGTTCCTCAGCTCTAAtgttatcatcaaaatttgcaGCTGGGTAATTCATATTCTGAAACTCCAAAAATATGGAAGCTAAATCAGATATTTGTTTTACATAGCAGGGTTGTGTCCACCTCCTGTTCCAGGAATATGTGATGAGTGCCTTTGAGGATGCCTGCCAGGTCGATTGTCTGTATTTAGACCTCTCAAAGGCATTCGACAGAGTTAACTACTCTCTCCTGGTTGCCAAACTGGAGGGTTATGAGGTGCATGTGTCATGCTCAAGTGGTTGAACAGCCATCTGAGGGACAGAACTCTGATTGTCAGATATGAGGGTCATATGTCATCTCCTTTCCTGGCTCCCTCTGGATTCCCTTAGGGATCCCATTTGGGCCCCCTCCTCTTCAACTTGTTtatgaacgacattaaaagctTCATATCATCCATGTTTCTAATATATGCTGATGATGTCAAGTTATTCGACAGGGTATTGCAAGACTTAGGACATGAATCTCTGCAGCATTCTCTCAACAACCTTGATTTGTGGTGCCTTGATAATGGCTCTGAATGTGACCAAGTGTGTTGTAATGTCTTTCAAGCGTGGAACAAGTATACTTGATTCTCAATACTCCTTGAGAGGCATTCCTTTGAAAAGAGTATGCAGTTTCAAGGACCTTGGAGTGACTATGACTCAGTCTCTTAGCCCACTGGATCACATAAGTGTGATCACTGGAGAGGCTAGATCTCTCCTTGGCTTTATATTTAGGTCCACCAGGGATTTCAGTTCTCCCGAGAGTCTCTTGGTTTTGTTTAGGGCTCTTGTTCTTCCAGTGTTGGAATATGGCTCTATTATCTGGGCACCATACCATCTGTACCAGATTAACCTGCTGCAAAGTGTGCAGAGACGTTTCGTGAGGATGCTGAGCTGCAGGATGGGTTTCAAGTACTTTGAAGTTCCTGTGGAGGAGATTAAGGGACATTTCCATCTCCTCCCTTTGGTTCTGAGGTGGGAACACAACGACCTGGTCCTTCTTTTCAAGACTGTCAATGGATATTTGGACTGCCCTGAACTTCTGGCTAGTATTAACATCTGTGTTCCAAGAGGAATGTGCTCAAGGTTCCATTTCTCACAGATGCTCTCACACAACAGCCTATGCCTATAATAGTGGGCTTTCTAGAATACTTCGCTCTGGTTGTGAGGCTGCTGCAGCTGACGTTGATTTCTTTGGGGTGTCCTTGGGCTTTCTCAGGAGAACTATGAAGAGATCCCTGCATGTGTGATTTTGGTGTTCCCTTCCTTGTTTATGCCCCTTGTGGTAAACTTCCATGGGCCTTTtcacttatatataatattgtatgttaACTATGATTCATTCTGTATTCTAATTTTTGTCTTTCAAACTATCCACATAGatgttttttattgttgtatattatCATTTATCTGTATATTCTATGCTTGTATCTCTtcttctatgttatttttatgtgaaattggtgttgtaccgttggaagttgaataaataaataaataaactttcttccAACTCACAATCATCAGCTTCCTTCAAGCATTTCTTTGCCAACTCACACGAAAAAACTCCTCTGTTTTTCGTGATCATTGATCAGAATAAAACACAAACAGGAAAAAATACAGAAGCTAGTCTGATTATCTTGTTAAATCA is part of the Nilaparvata lugens isolate BPH unplaced genomic scaffold, ASM1435652v1 scaffold8284, whole genome shotgun sequence genome and encodes:
- the LOC120349106 gene encoding uncharacterized protein LOC120349106, with translation MALNVTKCVVMSFKRGTSILDSQYSLRGIPLKRVCSFKDLGVTMTQSLSPLDHISVITGEARSLLGFIFRSTRDFSSPESLLVLFRALVLPVLEYGSIIWAPYHLYQINLLQSVQRRFVRMLSCRMGFKYFEVPVEEIKGHFHLLPLVLRWEHNDLVLLFKTVNGYLDCPELLASINICVPRGMCSRFHFSQMLSHNSLCL